A segment of the Candida albicans SC5314 chromosome 2, complete sequence genome:
GTAACCAGGAGACAGCTGGCGAAGGGAATTTCACATTGAAGGTGAATCACTAGATTTGATAAGTATCCTGCTGATTGCCTTTTAGTATCCAGAGAATGATGGTCTGGGGTTATGTTGCATACATATTGACAAGCCGTTTCAAGTTAGTTAGGTATTCCATAATCGTACTATGCAGGTATATTCCAGttgaaattgtttcatAAAATAATCTTACTTGCAGAGAAcatttagaagaagaagaaaaaaacgAACACAAagtcaatttgtttttctcCGTTCcttctattatttttttttttccttttttccTCCGCCCGCTTCGCCTCAAAGAGCCCCTTCAACATAATCAGGATGAAGCTCTATTACTCGCATGttgaatttcatttctaTATATACTTTCgtttaattcttcaaaatcttttttttatcttctctttcttcattccttcttttttttatcatcGATTGGTTtctatttcaattatttgttaAATATGGTCGACTACAAAACTTGGTTAAAGGATATTGACAACAATACCAGAATCTCTAAATTGTCCATCCCAGGAACTCATAACTCTGCCGCTTGTCACACTGCATTGCCATCTGTTCAATGTCAGGGAGCAAGTGTCACCGAACAATTGGAACATGGGGTCAGATTTCTTGATATTAGAGTTGGAAAGTTGTTTGTTGGTAATGATGTCAAGGACTTGCAGGTTATTCACGGCAAATTCCCTGTCAAAATCCCTTTCccattgaaattgaaggaTACATTAGAAGaagtttataaatttttagcACACAATTCTTCGGAGACTGTCATTGTGTCTATAAAGCAAGAAGGTTCCGATGATTGGGACAATTCTCAAGATGAATTTGGTAAATTAATTTGGGATAGATACGTCAATCCAAATAAGGACAGATGGTATTTGAACACCGACATTCCTAAACTTGGTGATGCTAGAGGTAAAGCCATTTTGTTCAGAAGATTTGGTGTTCAAgatgaacaattgaagaaacagTTTGGATTCTCTGCCTCTTCGTGGACTTACAATACCACCAACGATGACCGTGGTCAATTTGTGGTTCAAGATTTTTGTGAAGTGAATACCGCTGACGACTTGCCAAAGAAAATCGATTACGTTAAAGATTTGGCCAAGAGAGCTCAAGATTATACTTCTAAGGGTGATGACAAAGTGTTCCTTAATTTCACTTCTGCCTCAAACTTTTTTGATCAGTCATGCTGGCCACAACCTATTGCTGAAGCTATGATTAAAGGTAACATCCAAGAAACTTTCCATAAGGGTGTTGGTATCATTGTGTTGGATTATGCCGAGACAGATAACTGGAAGTTGCCTGAAGCTTTAATTGATACTAATTTCTAGATTTACTTTAGATTAGATGTGCTGTATATCTCTCTCTTTATTGTAACATTAATATATGCCTAGCATAACTGATTGTAATTCTTATTCGGAGTCAACACCGAGCCGCCAAATGGTATTTTTTGGCCTATCGGTCCCTTATTGGgtgagagaaaaaaaaaaggcgTTATGAATTTATTTGTCGCAttaagcaaaaaaaaaaaatatcaacacAAATTATTTGCCCCATATTTGCGGCCTCTGACAGATACAACAACCACGGAAACTCGCTTTATGCTCTCGACTTGTTTAATAAGGAATTGTGTTTTTATAAGACCAAGATTATCTGTAATTTGCTTTAAGGCAATCAGATACCAGTCCAAGAAGCTGGATTTCCCTGATTATACCAAGATTAATGATCCTAAATTGAGAGAAATCATCGAGGGATCCAATTTTGGAACTGAAGCGATTTTGAAAAAGCAACGTGAAGATCAggacaagaagaagaaaatggagcaagaaagaaagaggtTAGAACAAGAACGTGAAGTGGATAGAAGACGTGAAGAAAAGCGTGCAAAAGAGGAATCTGAAAGTAACAAGACTGACAATGACAACGAAGCAAACCAACACACCGACGATAAGCTTGCCAAAgtcaatgaaaaattggaatctaatttttcaaaaacagAGTCAGGTAAACTTCGAGGAGAAGATACTGGTACTCGTGAGACCGTTGTGGaaacagaagaagaagaggagttgaaattgaaagcagaaaacaaaattattgcAACGAGCAAAGATTCTGTTGATGAAAGTGATATTCCCAATTTGGCAAAGGAGATCAATGAAACCATACAGAAAGAAATCGCTGGGCTACCTTCTCAAAAAGCTAAAAACCAAAGCAAATTGGCCAAAAACTTAACGAAATATTTAGATTCTGCACATGATACAATCTTAACTGCTACAAGGGCATTGAATGACGTTACTGGGTATTCtgcaattgaaaaattgaaaaaatcaatagaGACCCAAGAAGacgatttgaaaaaagctAAAGAGAAGGTTAAACAATGTAAGATTGCATATGGTGAAGCCATCCAACGAAGATCACATTCACAAAGAGAGGTCAACGAGTTATTGACCAGGAAACACAATTGGTCACTGAACGATTTAGAAAGATTCACAGAATTGTACAGAAATGAccatgaaaatgaaatacaTGAACAAGAAGCagagaaaaaattggaCGAAGCTGAAAGTAAAGTTGATGGGGtgcaattgaaattgacaCAACTGATTCTCACAAGGTACCACGAAGAACAAATTTGGTCTGACAAAATTAGGAGATCCTCTACATGGGGAACTTGGGTTTTGATGGGTCTAAATGTActtctttttgttgtcGCGACGTTCATTGTGGAACCATGGAAAAGAAGTAAGTTGGTTTCAGCTTTTGAAGATAAGGTGAAGCAAGTGTTGGTGGGTATTTCACAAGAGAACGAACAGATTTTAGATCCaatcattgaaaaactAGAGCCTACTGATGGACAAGTCCCAATCAAAACATCATTTGACTTTAAGTTTGTCACCAATACTTGGCACGGTTTAAAGGCTGCTCTTGTGAGGAATTATGAAGCATTGATGTCGCCTGAAATAACGAATTTGGAGTTTGATAAATTCGAATTTGAGTTATTTACAATGACTGTAGCAATAGTTGCATTTAGCATGGGAAGTTTAATTGTTTCCttatttaaataaagaTCAGATTTCATAGACTCTTACTTGTAATCTAAACCTTTTCAGTAAAAGATAACCAACCGAGAATGAAACAGAATCAGTAAAGTTTAATGGAACAGTAGCTAGAGgagaatcaaaattttgttCTCGCACGACAATGTATAATGGAAACACGACAAACAACATGGGAAAAAgaaggcaaaaaaaaagtgagattttgattgaaaacTCTGTCGCCACTTGAATTTCTAGTCAGCAATACTAAACCTTATTATTCACCACAAAGAAGTTTTAGGAGATGGAAGACCCAGTTCTGTTAGACAACGTAAACAGTGTgttatcaaaattgaataacgTTTCAGCTACAAACTCCAATGAAACTGATGTGTATcttaaattgaaaaaattggagAAGGAGTTAGATTTACTATTACTACAAGAAGAGTACATTAAGGATGAACAACGTCATTTAAAGCGTGAATTGGTGAGGGCACAAGAAGAAGTCAAGAGGATAAAGTCTGTGCCATTAGTCATTGGACAATTCTTGGAACCAATAGATGAAAACACTGGTATAGTTTCATCCACCACTGGTTCAAACTATGTCGTTAGGATTTTATCTACATTAGATCGTGAGTTGTTAAAGGCATCCTCTTCGGTTGCATTACATCGTCACTCAAATGCATTGGTTGACATATTGCCACCAGAAGCTGACTCTTCTATATCAATTGTTGGAGAAGACCAAAAGCCAGATGTCACTTATGCCGATGTTGGTGGTCTAGATATGCAAAAGCAAGAAATCAAGGAAGCCGTCGAGTTGCCATTGACTCAAGGTGATTTGTATTCTCAAATTGGTATTGATCCACCTAGAGGGGTGTTGTTGTATGGTCCACCAGGTACTGGGAAAACCATGTTAGTCAAAGCTGTGGCAAATTCAACCACGGCTTCTTTCATCAGAATTAATGGGTCAGAATTTGTACAAAAATACTTAGGAGAGGGTCCAAGAATGGTGAGAGATGTTTTCAGATTGGCAAGAGAGAATTCACCAGcaatcatttttattgatgaaatagATGCAATTGCTACCAAGAGATTTGATGCTCAAACTGGTGCTGATCGTGAAGTTCAAAGAATTTTGTTGGAgttattgaatcaaatggATGGGTTTGATCAGACATCCACTGTCAAAGTTATAATGGCTACTAACAGAGCAGATACTTTAGATCCTGCATTGTTGAGACCAGGTAGATTAGATAGAAAGATTGAGTTTCCTTCATTGAAAGATAGAAGAGAAAGaagattgattttttcGACAATTGCATCGAAGATGTCATTAGCACCTGAAGCTGATTTGGACTCTTTAATTATCAGAAACGATCCATTGTCTGGTGCAGTTATTGCTGCAATTATGCAAGAAGCCGGGTTAAGAGCTGTGAGAAAAAACAGATATATGATTTTGCAAAGTGATTTGGAGGAAGCTTACACTTCACAAGTAAAGACAGGGACAGAAcatgataaatttgatttctatAAGTAAATTTACTAgcttttttattattttgtaaagtaaagaatgaaataaaattaaataaaacaaaacgTTGCTTCTCTGATTTATATACGTTCTATAATAACTGATAGACACCTAAACCAGGTTGGATATCTGCAAAGTCTAAATGGTCTAAATCCAAATGAAAAGTGTAGTTCCAAACTGGGCTAAATCGGGATTCATCAAAGTGTTTGAAAGAAGCTATTGGGGTAATTAAATATACTGGTTTATTTGTTGAGATCGTTTGAAGGATTTGTTGGACCTCTTTGCTATCTGCACCCAtacaatcaacaatattaataaatttattgtcattcaatttttcaccaaGATGTGTAGTTTCAGTTGAATTGCTACCCAAGATCCAGCTAGGTGGTGTATAAGTTCTCCACCACACTTGTACTGATGCTTCCAGTTTTATATGGTCTAATACTGGTACAACCCCTCCTTGGTGTAATTTCCCCATTAATATACTCATGAAGATGTTGAAAATATACCACGTATATAGCATCCATGGTTGTACCCATTTCAAggtaaaatcaaaactgCAACATGCAAGAGGTAAAAGTGGAATCAAAAATCTTAATTCCTGGTGTGGGATTACTGAAAGAAACAATAGCCCACTAATGACAGTTAAAAATGGTGTGGTTTTGGTGTAAGACTTggaaacaaagaaaattaaGCCAGGTCCAAGAATCTGAGGCATATTGACTAATATATGTGTGTAGTACGGGTGAATTCCATGTTGGGCCAAGTTCTCATACCTGGCGTTGTATaacaaattgttcaatGGTGCAATGATGTAGCTGGATACATTGAATGGTTCCGCTACAACGTTGTTGATATTTCCAAATAATATTGTGTCAACTAGTATTAGTAAGGCCGTAGTTGAAAAGAACCCCATGACTAAGTATAATCCACTGACGTAATGCTTGAGCACATACTTCATTACAAACCAACCAGgaagaatcaaaaaagCTGGAAAAGTTATTCTATTAAATATACCAAGGGAAATCAACACCCCAGTATAGaataaattcttgtttttgtttaaattttgaaCATCTTGATCTTTGGATTCTTGAACATATCGTAAGTCATCAATTAGTAAAATTGTaactaacaacaataatgttTCAATGCTATTGGAAAATAAATGGTTTTGATAAACTAATGTGATATACGATGTCAGTGTGAAGAAAATAGCTTTGATACGTTCTGGTTTAGAGGGTAACATCCAATACAAGCAGAAATCGGTGATAATCCAACTTAGTATACTTATCTGTAATCGTGCAATATACCATATTTGCAAAGCAGTCAAGTTcaacttgaaaaattttatgaAATAAAGCAAAGGTCCATAAATAAAGTACAATGGAGCTAAACTTCTTGCTGGATCATCTTGAAACTCCCAGGGAATGTTAGTGGAATAGTTTAAGATACGGTTGGTGAGTACTTCTAAACTTTGGAAATGTTCGTCAGGGTGAATGTACGAGTCTGATAGAGTAAACACAAATCGAAATACAATTGTAAGAAGATAAAACGTTCTCCAATTGAAGTTGATCTTGATCATAACTAAGGGGATGATGATTAACGCCTAATTAATATGTAAACAGTCAAGtgaaaaaatgaaaaataaaaatgtgCAGGTACATAGAAATTTTCACTCATACTAAAATCTGCACGTGACTACAACATAAATACGTATTTGTTGGAATATCTATAGTTCTATATTACATCATAAACTGATTTTTAAAGATAGTCTTCAGTTTTTAAGAGCAATTGATACTTTTGGTTGAGCAATAATGTTTGTCGACTAacttttttataaattatgtGATTTTGGTAGAAATTCTTtggtaaaaaaatttttgaaagttATGTATTTGCAACTGCAAAAATAAACTCGACCTTACACCAATCAACTCTCAAGCCAAAATTGTCAGTAGATTTCTTCAATGGTTATAATAGAAATCAACAAGGGTCTTTAACTCAATCTTAATGTTTTACAATTCACGTTTTGCTCCTCAAAACTAAACAGTATTGTCATACTCAATCTCGGACTTCGATAATTGaagcagaaaaaaaaaaagaaaagataataaaatattatagCCGATCTCATCCAGtccaaattttttgtgTTTCCTGCGATGTAACAATTTCACCCTTGACGATTCACTGATAACACGTTCAATACAATCTATATAACGAATCAGTTATCAGGGCCAAATGCATAGAAGATAAACTCCAAGCTCACAAATACATTTTTACAAAACATAGCCAGAATAACTTCCATGAGTTCCACAACTTTGTTATTTGCTgtattttaatatttttgtatCACCGTAACAATTTTTATAGGATCCGATGTTGACCGGAGTTGTATGGTAAAGAAACTCAAAATACAACGATTTAATTGGTCAAAtgcaatttttttttcccgTCCAGTGCGGTTCCTGGGTTATTGTAgtaaaagtttttttttttttcttctttggttGTTGCATGGCAGGACGATTTTTCTTCCTCAACAATCATACTAAATGTTTTGACCCGTGCAGCGATGaactttcaaatttttttagctttattcaatttctctctctctctctcatCTACAACAAAGCAAAGtatagaagaaaaaaaattagaaaaaaaaactcctCTCTCCGAAATCTTATTCACTTCATTACTTTCAAGTACAGTTAAAGAACCATATTATAAAATGTTCAGACAAGTGACAAAATCAGCTCCAGTTATCAGAACCACCCAAAGACTTTTTGCTAGATCCTACATTGCCGGTCAATTCACCGGTAGCAAGGGATCAGACGGTAAATATACTGTTACTTTGATTGAAGGTGACGGTATTGGGCCAGAAATTTCCCAAGCCGTTAAAGATATTTACGCTGCTGCTGATGTGCCAATTCACTGGGAACCAGTCGATGTCACTCCATTGTTGATTGACGGTAAGACCACCTTGCCACAACCAGCTGTTGACTCCGTCAACAAGAACTTGGTTGCCTTGAAAGGTCCATTAGCCACCCCAGTTGGTAAAGGTCACACTTCCATGAACTTGACTTTGAGAAGAACTTTCAACTTGTTTGCCAACGTTCGTCCATGTAAATCCATTGTTGGTTACGAAACTCCCTACGAAAATGTCGATACAGTTTTGATCAGAGAAAACACCGAAGGAGAATACTCCGGTATTGAACATACTATTGTTCCAGGTGTTGTCCAATCCATTAAGTTGATTACCAAGCCAGCTTCCGAAAAAGTCATTAGATACGCTTTTGAGTACGCTAAATCTATCAACAAACCACACGTTCTTGTTGTCCACAAAGCCTCCATTATGAAATTGTCTGATGGTTTGTTTGTCAACACTGCTAAAGAAGTTGCTCAAGAATACCCAGATGTTTCTTTAGACTTTGAATTGTTGGACAACACTTCATTAAGATTAACTGCCGACCCATCTCAATACAAGAACGTTGTCATGGTTATGCCAAACTTGTACGGTGATATCATGTCCGATTTGTCCTCCGGTTTGATTGGTGGTTTGGGTTTGACCCCATCCGGTAACATGGGTAACAAGGTTTCTATTTTCGAAGCTGTCCATGGTTCTGCTCCAGATATTGCTGGTAAAGGTTTGGCCAACCCTACTGCCTTATTATTGTCATCCTGTATGATGTTGAGACATATGTCTTTGAACTCCGACGCCGacagaattgaaaatgctGTGTTGAAGACTATTGCTTCCGGTCCAGAAAACAGAACTGGTGACTTGAAAGGTACCGCTACCACTACACGTTTCACTGAAGAAGTCATTAAAAACTTGTAAATTTTTacataaattatttatataaacaTTAATCTGTTTTGCTTTGCTTTGCTTTGCtttagtttagtttagtttaCAATCCAATACATAAATATTCATAATATTCCCGTAAATAGATAAACATAAAGAatctattattttatttacaTATTCATATTTTACTTGCTCAATTCCTCGAGAATAATGTTGGTCCCTTCAACTATGGCGACGTGTTCCACTTTATGCACTCTCTCTTCATATTCTTCTAAAGATTCACctttaatcaaatcaagCTCCTTGACCAAAATAGGAGTGCCTCTATCCACCTCAGCAATGACTCTGTGGATCATAACTCCACCTTTTGTAATTTCTCCATCTTGACCAGCTTTCCAGCAACGATCAATGGCATGGGTTCCGTCGAATGCACCAGGTAATGCAGGATGCAAGTTAATAATAGTGATTCCTGCCTTCTCCAAAGGTTGTAAAACACTTGGTGATAAAATCAACATCCATCCAGCacaaacaatcaaatctGGCTTTGTGTACAGGGCATCCGAACCTTGAATTTGACCATTGATGAGTAAATTAGCTAACTCAACGTTGAATTGTTCTCTGCGTTGCTTACGCACGTCGGTTTGATCTTTAGTGGTTCCCTTGTAGTAGGTTTTCAATACATGAGTTTTTGTAGGTATGCATGCTTGCTCAGCTCTTTTTAATCCATATGCAGTTTCCGATGACGATATAACTTGAGTAATTTGAcctttcaattgattgtttttctGAGCATCTATAAGTGCTTGTAAGTTTGTACCGGATCCTGATATCAAAACTGTTATGTTCAAAGTCATTTCTATGTTAGTGTTTATGAAATAAGGTATTCTTCGAATAGCTTGcaaaatataattcaaCTTCGTGTTACTTGATTctctaaattttttttttttgtttttttttttttcaaaatctgtAATTATTTTGACTCTGATGTATTTCTGCCTCATTTAGTGCTGAGGTAAGCTATTGCTATTTTCAGTTATTCCAAGCATTGTTCTTTACTATATCACAACAGAAATCGATACAGTATTTAATACTTCTTAATAATACGATTGGTATTGCAAAACAGAATAAAAATGGAATTGGCACAGTTCTATTAATGTTCATTTGCAATGCAGAACTAGAAATCATATACTATTCTATAatacaatttcaaataattctgAGGAGCAAATGTCATTGATTAAGCAGGGTAACATCCCAGGAAGTATTATAATTGGCATCCAAACATCAACACAAAAATGTCGTATTAGAGAGACATTTCTGTACACctaatattattactattgtGCACAAGAAGAGAGGAGACAggaaagcaaaaaaaaagaaagtgaCAAAATTATCTAACGAGACAACAACGAAGACCTTTGCCATGGgctaaaaaatttttttctccttcattgaataaaaattttctctCCTTTCCTcttcccttttttttcctcttttCCTCTTTcctcttttctttcttgtaTCAAACCTTAAAACATAAAATAACAAGATGGGTAtgtaattaatttaaattgatcaattttaatgGGAGGAAGAGCAAGGATAGAATGATTTGGTTCAACTGGTGTCTGATCTACGATTCAATTGGCATCATTAAGAGCCAGCCTTGAAGagtgaaaatttttctcagtttttttttgtcttccCACTACATCACACAACAACGTATACTAACTTATGATGTATTATAGTTGCTTTCACTATTGAACAAATCCGTGGTTTGATGGACAAGGTCACCAATGTCCGTAACATGTCTGTCATTGCCCACGTCGATCACGGTAAATCCACTTTATCTGATTCTTTGGTTCAAAAAGCTGGTATTATTTCCGCTGCCAAGGCTGGTGATGCCAGATTTATGGATACCAGAAAAGATGAACAAGAAAGAGGTATCACTATCAAATCTACTGCTATTTCTTTGTATGCTTCCATGACTGACGAAGATGTCAAAGACATTAAACAAAAGACCGATGGTAACTCCTTCTTGGTTAACTTGATTGATTCCCCAGGTCACGTTGATTTCTCCTCTGAAGTCACTGCTGCTTTGAGAGTCACTGATGGTGCCTTGGTTGTCGTTGATACCGTTGAAGGTGTCTGTGTCCAAACTGAAACCGTTTTGAGACAAGCTTTGGGTGAAAGAATTAAAccagttgttgttattaacAAGGTTGACAGAGCTTTGTTGGAATTGCAAACCACCAAAGAAGATTTGTACCAAACTTTTGCCAGAACTGTTGAATCCGTTAACGTTATTATCTCCACTTACTGTGACCCAGTTTTAGGTGATGTCCAAGTTTACCCACAAAAAGGAACAGTAGCCTTTGCTTCCGGTTTACACGGTTGGGCTTTCACTGTTAGACAATTTGCCAACAAGTATTCCAAGAAATTCGGTGTTGACAAAGAAAAGATGATGGAAAGATTATGGGGTGATTCTTACTTCAACCCAAAGACCAAGAAATGGACTAACAAAGACAAAGATGCTGATGGTAAGCCATTAGAAAGAGCTTTCAACATGTTCATCTTGGACCCAATTTTCAGATTGTTTGCTGCCATCATGAACTTCAAGAAAGATGAAATTCCAGTCTTGttggaaaaattggaaatccAATTGAAAGGTGACGAAAAAGATTTGGAAGGTAAAGCTTTGTTGAAGGTTGTTATGAGAAAATTCTTACCAGCTGCCGATGCTTTATTGGAAATGATTGTCTTGCACTTGCCATCTCCAGTTACTGCCCAAGCTTACAGAGCTGAAACTTTGTACGAAGGTCCATCCGATGATCCATTCTGTACTGCTATCAGAAACTGTGACCCTAACGCTGATTTGATGTTGTACGTCTCCAAGATGGTTCCTACATCCGATAAAGGTAGATTCTACGCTTTCGGTAGAGTTTTCGCTGGTACCGTTAAATCCGGTCAAAAAGTTAGAATCCAAGGTCCAAACTACCAAGTTGGTAAGAAAGAAGACTTGTTCTTGAAATCTATTCAAAGAACCGTTTTGATGATGGGTAGATCtgttgaacaaattgatgaCTGTCCAGCTGGTAACATTATTGGTTTGGTTGGTATTgatcaattcttgttgaaATCTGGtaccatcaccaccaacGAAGCTGCTCACAACATGAAAGTCATGAAATTCTCTGTCTCCCCAGTCGTGCAAGTTGCTGTTGAAGTTAAGAATGCTAACGATTTACCAAAATTAGTCGAAGGTTTGAAGAGATTGTCCAAATCCGATCCATGTGTTTTGACTTACATGTCCGAATCTGGTGAACATATTGTTGCTGGTACCGGTGAATTGCACTTGGAAATTTGTTTACAAGATTTAGAAAACGATCATGCTGGTGTTCCATTGAGAATCTCCCCACCAGTTGTTTCTTACAGAGAAACTGTGGAAGGTGAATCCTCCATGGTTGCTTTGTCCAAATCACCAAACAAGCATAACAGAATTTACGTTAAAGCTCAaccaattgatgaagaagtttctttggatattgaaaatggtgTCATTAACCCAAGAGATGATTTCAAAGCCAGAGCTAGAATTTTGGCTGACAAACACGGTTGGGATGTCGTTGATGCTAGAAAGATCTGGTGTTTCGGTCCAGATGGTAACGGTCCTAACTTGGTTGTTGATCAAACCAAGGCTGTTCAATACTTGAACGAAATTAAAGATTCCGTTGTTGCTGCTTTCCAATGGGCTACCAAAGAAGGTCCAATTTTCGGTGAAAACTGTAGATCCGTCAGAGTTAACATTTTGGATGTTACTTTGCATGCTGATGCTATCCACAGAGGTGGTGGTCAAATCATCCCAACCATGAGAAGAGTTACTTACGCTTCTATGTTGTTGGCTGAACCAGCTATTCAAGAACCAGTTTTCTTGGTTGAAATTCAATGTCCAGAAAACGCTATTGGTGGTATCTACTCAGTCTTGAACAAGAAGAGAGGTCAAGTTATTTCTGAAGAACAAAGACCAGGTACTCCATTGTTCACTGTTAAGGCTTACTTGCCAGTTAACGAATCCTTCGGTTTCACTGGTGAATTGAGACAAGCTACTGGTGGTCAAGCTTTCCCACAATTGATTTTCGATCATTGGCAAGTTATGTCCGGTGATGTTACCGATGAAAACAGTAAACCTGGTGCTATTGTCAAGGAAAAGAGAGTTAGAGCCGGTTTGAAACCAGAAGTTCCAGAATACACTGAATATTACGATAAATTGTAAGCAAGTTATGTGTGGTTTTACGTAGCTTTGGATTAGTTTATTTTGAGAaaacttgttttttttgttatacACGAATTTTATcatataaaaataaagtagATTATACGATCTTGTTCATCTCTAATTTGTGTTATATCCATTCAAGCCTTCAAGAATTGGGTTAGCtcaaagttttttttctatcaTATTTCTATCCTATTAAAGCAATTTCATTCGAGTTTGTATTTATCGGACTGAAAATGCAGGGATTAATTGTCAGCATAAAAATAGGGCCTGTATTTGAAAGATGACCAGTACTACAATCGGTTTA
Coding sequences within it:
- the IDH2 gene encoding isocitrate dehydrogenase (NAD(+)) (Putative mitochondrial NAD-isocitrate dehydrogenase subunit; induced by ciclopirox; induced in high iron; present in exponential and stationary growth phases; Spider biofilm repressed) yields the protein MFRQVTKSAPVIRTTQRLFARSYIAGQFTGSKGSDGKYTVTLIEGDGIGPEISQAVKDIYAAADVPIHWEPVDVTPLLIDGKTTLPQPAVDSVNKNLVALKGPLATPVGKGHTSMNLTLRRTFNLFANVRPCKSIVGYETPYENVDTVLIRENTEGEYSGIEHTIVPGVVQSIKLITKPASEKVIRYAFEYAKSINKPHVLVVHKASIMKLSDGLFVNTAKEVAQEYPDVSLDFELLDNTSLRLTADPSQYKNVVMVMPNLYGDIMSDLSSGLIGGLGLTPSGNMGNKVSIFEAVHGSAPDIAGKGLANPTALLLSSCMMLRHMSLNSDADRIENAVLKTIASGPENRTGDLKGTATTTRFTEEVIKNL
- the ADE8 gene encoding phosphoribosylglycinamide formyltransferase (Putative phosphoribosylglycinamide formyl-transferase, enzyme of amino acid biosynthesis pathway; upregulated in biofilm; S. cerevisiae ortholog is Gcn4p regulated; protein enriched in stationary phase yeast-form cultures) — translated: MTLNITVLISGSGTNLQALIDAQKNNQLKGQITQVISSSETAYGLKRAEQACIPTKTHVLKTYYKGTTKDQTDVRKQRREQFNVELANLLINGQIQGSDASYTKPDLIVCAGWMLILSPSVLQPLEKAGITIINLHPALPGAFDGTHAIDRCWKAGQDGEITKGGVMIHRVIAEVDRGTPILVKELDLIKGESLEEYEERVHKVEHVAIVEGTNIILEELSK
- the EFT2 gene encoding elongation factor 2 (Elongation Factor 2 (eEF2); GTPase; essential; highly expressed; target of sordarin antifungals; antigenic in human/mouse; lacks site for regulatory phosphorylation by eEF2 kinase; GCN-regulated; higher protein amount in stationary phase) — encoded protein: MVAFTIEQIRGLMDKVTNVRNMSVIAHVDHGKSTLSDSLVQKAGIISAAKAGDARFMDTRKDEQERGITIKSTAISLYASMTDEDVKDIKQKTDGNSFLVNLIDSPGHVDFSSEVTAALRVTDGALVVVDTVEGVCVQTETVLRQALGERIKPVVVINKVDRALLELQTTKEDLYQTFARTVESVNVIISTYCDPVLGDVQVYPQKGTVAFASGLHGWAFTVRQFANKYSKKFGVDKEKMMERLWGDSYFNPKTKKWTNKDKDADGKPLERAFNMFILDPIFRLFAAIMNFKKDEIPVLLEKLEIQLKGDEKDLEGKALLKVVMRKFLPAADALLEMIVLHLPSPVTAQAYRAETLYEGPSDDPFCTAIRNCDPNADLMLYVSKMVPTSDKGRFYAFGRVFAGTVKSGQKVRIQGPNYQVGKKEDLFLKSIQRTVLMMGRSVEQIDDCPAGNIIGLVGIDQFLLKSGTITTNEAAHNMKVMKFSVSPVVQVAVEVKNANDLPKLVEGLKRLSKSDPCVLTYMSESGEHIVAGTGELHLEICLQDLENDHAGVPLRISPPVVSYRETVEGESSMVALSKSPNKHNRIYVKAQPIDEEVSLDIENGVINPRDDFKARARILADKHGWDVVDARKIWCFGPDGNGPNLVVDQTKAVQYLNEIKDSVVAAFQWATKEGPIFGENCRSVRVNILDVTLHADAIHRGGGQIIPTMRRVTYASMLLAEPAIQEPVFLVEIQCPENAIGGIYSVLNKKRGQVISEEQRPGTPLFTVKAYLPVNESFGFTGELRQATGGQAFPQLIFDHWQVMSGDVTDENSKPGAIVKEKRVRAGLKPEVPEYTEYYDKL